From Myxococcales bacterium:
CAGAGATAGCTGTAGTATCCCGCCGAGTAGCCGTCGCCCGCGAACACGTGCGCGAACTGGGCGGTGCGGTGCCGCATCACGATCTCGGCCGGCATGCCGAGGCTCTTCAGCGTGTCGCGCTCGAACGCCGCGGCGTCAAACGGCTGGGCCCCAGCCTGGGGCGCGAGGTGGAGCTTCATGTCGACGAGCGCCGCCGACAGATACTCGACCGTGCTGAAGCCCTCGTTGAACCTTCCGGCCTTGCGAATCTTCGCGACGAGCGCCTCGGGGATGGGCGCGCGCGTCTGGTAGTGCAGCGCGAAGCGCGAGAGCACCTCCGGGGTGTCGAGCCAGTGCTCGAGCAGCTGCGAGGGGAACTCGACGTAGTCGCGCGCCACCGAGGTGCCAGAGACGCTCGGGTACGTGACGTTGCTCGACAGGCCATGCAGCGCGTGGCCGAACTCGTGAAAGAGCGTGCGCGCGTCGTCCCAGCTGATGAGGACCGGCTCGCCGGGATTGCCCTTCACGAAGTTGGCATTGTTGGAGACGATCGTGGAGACCTCGCCCTTGAAGCGCTCCTGGTTGCGATAGGCGTTCATCCAGGCGCCGGAGCGCTTGCCGGGGCGCGCGTACGGGTCGAAATACCAGAGCCCTACGTGCTTCCCGCCCGCCTTCTCTCGCACCTCGTACACGGTGACGTCGGGGTGGTAGACGGGCACGCCGGCGGCGGGGACGAGCTCGAACCCGAACAGCTCGCCGGCCACGTAAAAAAGACCCAGGCGGAGCTGGTCGAGCTGCAGATAGGGCTTAATCTCGTTCTGGTCGAGATCGTACCGAGCCTTCCGCACCTTCTCCGCGTAGTAGCGGTAGTCCCACGGGGCGATCTTCGGCCTGCCGGGCTCCTTGTCGGCGATCGCCTGCATGTCTCGCACCTCCTCGCGCACGCGGAGGACGGCCGGCTTCCACACGGCCTCCATGAGGGTCATGGCGCGCTCGGGGGTCTTGGCCATGGAGTCTTCGAGGCGCCAGTGCGCGTGCGTCGGATACCCGAGCAGCTTGGCGCGCTCGGCCCGCAGCTTCAGGATCTCGGCGATGTGCGCGTTGTTGTCGTGGGCGTCGTGGTTGTCGCCGCGCTGCACGAAGTTCTTCCACACCTTCTCGCGCAGATCGCGCCGCGAGGAGAACGTGAGGAAGGGCTGGACCGAGGAGCGCGTGTTGGTGAACGCCCACTTTCCTTTCTGGCCCTTGGCCTCCGCGGCGGCGGCGGCGCCCTTCTTCACCGAGTCGGGGAGGCCGGCGAGGTCGGCCTCGCTCTCGAGCGTCGTGACGAAGCCCTCCTCGTCGGCGAGGAGGTTCTGGCTGAACTCGGTGTACAGCGTCGCGAGCCGCGCGTTGATCTCGGCGACTCGCTTCTTCGCAGGCGCGTCGAGGCGGGCGCCCGCGCGCGCGAAGTTCGTGGTGTGGAGCCACACGAGCCGCTGCTCTTCGGCCGTGAGCTTCGCCTTCTCCGGCGAGTCGTACACCGCCTGGATGCGCTTGAAGAGGGCGGCGTTCTGCGTGAGCTCGTCCGAGAACGCCGAGAGCACCGGCGCCATCTCCCGCTCCACGGCCTGGAACGCCTTGTCGTTCATCGACGAGCTCCAGATGCCGAAGAGCGTGTTCACGTCGTTGAACGTGCGCCCCGCGTCCTCGAAGCGCGCGATGGTGTTGGCGAACGTGGGCGCGGCGGGGTCTTCGGTGATGGCCGACACGTCGCGGCGGTAGGCGTCCATCGCGGCCGTGAGCGCGGGCTTGAAGTCGGCGACGCGCACCTTGTCGAGCGGGGGCACCCCGCCGTACGGGCCAGCCCATTTCGCCGTCATCGCGAGCGGCGCGCTCGCGGGGGGCGGCGCCGAGGTCGAGGCCGTCGCGGAGGCGGGCGCGGAGGTCGACGCGGCAGGCGCGACGGGAGGCGTCCCGTTGCCGCAGGCGGCGAGGCCGCAGGCGAGGGAGGCGAGCGAGACGAGGGACGCGAGGCCAAGGAGAGCGAGAGGCGGGCGCAGCATGGCACCACACGTGCCGCGTCTCGGCGCGGGAGTCAATGCGAGCCGCGCCAGCGTGGAGGCGGCGCGGCCCTTGACGAAGCCTCGCTCCGACCAGATACTTCGCACGCTAAAGGTTTCACCCCGTACGACCCCAGCTCGCCGAGCCGCGCGCGTCGGCTCCATCCACGAAGAGGTACCTCCCATGTCCGATCTCAGGTTCGACGGCCGCGTCGCCATCGTGACCGGCGCCGGCAACGGCCTCGGCCGCTCCCACGCCCTTCTGCTCGCGTCGCGTGGCGCGAAGGTCGTGGTCAACGATCTCGGCGGCGGCCACACCGGCGGCGGCAAATCGAGCGCGGCGGCCGACAAGGTGGTCGAAGAGATCAAGGCGGCGGGCGGCGAGGCCGTGGCGAACTACGACTCCGTGGAAGACGGCGCGAACATCGTGAAGTCCGCGGTGGACGCGTTCGGGAAGGTCGACATCGTCATCAACAACGCCGGCATCCTGCGCGACGTCTCGTTCCAGAAGATGACCCAGGAGGACTGGGACCTCATCTACCGGGTCCACGTGCTCGGCGCGTACCGCGTCACCAAGGCCGCGTGGGACCTCATGCGCGATCAGGGCTTCGGCCGGGTGGTGTTCACGGCCAGCGCCGCGGGCATCTACGGCAACTTCGGCCAGGCGAACTACAGCATGGCGAAGCTCGGCATCCACGGCTTCGCGCAGACACTGGCGCTCGAGGGCAAGAAGAAGAACGTGCTCGTGAACACCATCGCGCCCATCGCGGGGTCGCGCATGACCGAGACCGTGCTCCCGAAGGACCTCATCGACGCCCTCAAGCCCGAGTACGTGACGCCCCTCGTCGCGTACCTCTGCCACGAGTCGAATGAGGAGACCGGCTCGCTCTTCGAGGTGGGCGGCGGCTTCATGGGCAAGCTCCGCTGGGAGCGCGCGGAGGGCAAGGTCTTCAAGCTCGGGCGCGACATCACCCCCGACGCCGTGAAGAAAGCCTTCTCCGACATCACGAGCTTCGAGAAGAGCTCGCACCCCACCGACATCACCTCGTCGATGCAGCCCATCCTGGGTAACCTCGGCTCGAAGAGCCTCGGGGGCAACGAGCACATCGACGTCGATCAGGCGCTGGGCTACGCCTTCCCCGAGCAGTCGTCGTCGTACGACGAGCGCGATCTCGCGCTCTACGCGCTGGGCATCGGGCACGGCAAAGACCCGAACGACGCCTCCGAGCTGCAGTACGTGTACGAGAACTACGGGAACGGCTTCGTCGCCGACCCCACGTTCGCCGTCATTCCTGCCATTCGCCTCGTGTTCGAGAACGCCAAGAAGGGCGTCAAGGCGCCCGGCATGAACTACGGCTTCGACCGCATCCTGCACGGCGAGCAGTACACAGCGGTGAAGCGCCCGCTGCCGCCGAACGCGAAGCTCACGCACAAGGCGCGCGTGAAGGACATCTTCGACAAGGGCAAGAACGCCATCGTCGTCACCGAGATCAAGAGCTTCGACGAGTCGGGCGAGGAGCTCATCCACAACGAGCTCACCACGTTCGTGCGCGGCGCGGGCGGCTGGGGCGGCGATCGCGGCCCGTCGGTCGAGAGCAACGTGCCCCCCAGCCGCGCGCCCGACGTCGTCACCGAGGAGAAGATCAGCGAGAACCAGACCCTGCTCTATCGGCTCTCGGGCGACACGAACCCGCTCCACGTCGACCCAGGGTTCGCGCAGGCGTTCGGGTTCCCGCGGCCGATCCTGCACGGACTCTGCACGTTCGGGTTCGCGGGCCGCCACGTCATCAAGGCGTTCGCCAACAACGATCCGCGCCTCTTCAAGTGCATCAAGGTGCGCTTCTCCGAGAGCGTCTTCCCCGGCGAGACGCTCGTCACCGAAATGTGGAAAGAGAGCGACCAGAAGATCCTCTTCCGCTGCAAGGTGAAGGAGCGCGACAAGGTGGTCATCACCGGCGCGGCGCTGGAGCTCTACAAGGAGATCCCCAAGGCCAAAGCGAAGGGCGCGGCGAAGGCCGAGCGCCGCAGCCGCCGCCCCGGCGGCGCAGGGCGAGCCCACGAGCGCCGAGATCGTGGAGGTCATCAAGGACCACGTGGCGAAGAACGTGAAGGAGCTCACGAGCAACGTGAACGCGAGCTACGTGTTCAACCTCACGAGCCCGGCCTCGGCGTTCAGCATCGATCTGCGCCAGGGCCAAGGCTCGGTCGCGATGGGCGCGATGGCCAAGCCCGACTGCACCCTCGAGCTCACCGACAGCGGATTTCCTCGACATGACCAGCGGCAAGGCCGATCCGCAGAAGCTCTACTTCGGCGGCAAGCTGAAGATCAGCGGCAACGTCATGGCGTCGCAGAAGCTCACCTTCCTGAAGAAGATCGATCCGGCGGCGGCCAAGGAGGTCGTGGCCAAGCTCCGCGGCGCAGGCGGGGCGCGAGCGCCACGACGAGCGCCGGCGCGCCGCCGAGCGCGGACACGGGCGCGCCGACGAGCGCCGACGGCTTCGCGGTGATCGGCGATCACGTCGCCAAGAACCCGGAGCTCGCGGCCAAGATCGGCCACGTCTTCGTGTTCGCCCTCACCGGCCCCGACAGCGCGTGGACGGTCGACCTGAAGAACGGGGAGGGCGCGGTCTCCCCCGGCGCGGTCGAGAAGGCCGACTGCACGCTCACCCTCAGCGACGCCGATTTTCTCGACATGATGAGCGGCAAGGCCGATCCGCAGAAGCTCTACTTTGGCGGCAAGCTCAAGATCACGGGCAACGTGATGGCCTCGCAGAAGCTCGAGTTCCTGAAGAAGATCGACGCCAAGGCCGCCGAAGAGGCGGTGCGGAGGGCGCGTGCGGCCGGCGCCCCGAAGGCCGCGGCGCCCGTGGCCCAGAGCGCGCGTGAGGCGGCGGCCGGCAAGGTCTTCGCGGCGCTCGCGACGCGTGTCGCGGCCACCCCCGGCCTCGTCGCCGAGGTGGGCGCGGTGCTCAAGTTCACCGTCACGTCGCCCGACGCGGTGTGGACCGTCGACCTCAAGAACGGGGCCGGCTCGGTCACCGCGGGCGCGGGCGCGGCGGACGCCACGCTCACGTTGGCCGACGAAGATCTCGAGCGGCTCGCCAAGGGCGAGGACCCGCGAGGGCTCTTCCAGCTCGGGCGCCTGCGCATCGACGGTGATGTGCAAGCCGCGAAGAAGATTGGGTTTTTGAAGCAGCTCGCGTGAGCGTGCAGGCTCCAGCCATCGAAAGGAAGAGACCATGAGCAGGCGAGTCAACGTGATCGGCGTGGGCATGACGAAGTTCCAGAAGCCCGGCGCGAGCGACGAGTAC
This genomic window contains:
- a CDS encoding SDR family NAD(P)-dependent oxidoreductase, whose amino-acid sequence is MSDLRFDGRVAIVTGAGNGLGRSHALLLASRGAKVVVNDLGGGHTGGGKSSAAADKVVEEIKAAGGEAVANYDSVEDGANIVKSAVDAFGKVDIVINNAGILRDVSFQKMTQEDWDLIYRVHVLGAYRVTKAAWDLMRDQGFGRVVFTASAAGIYGNFGQANYSMAKLGIHGFAQTLALEGKKKNVLVNTIAPIAGSRMTETVLPKDLIDALKPEYVTPLVAYLCHESNEETGSLFEVGGGFMGKLRWERAEGKVFKLGRDITPDAVKKAFSDITSFEKSSHPTDITSSMQPILGNLGSKSLGGNEHIDVDQALGYAFPEQSSSYDERDLALYALGIGHGKDPNDASELQYVYENYGNGFVADPTFAVIPAIRLVFENAKKGVKAPGMNYGFDRILHGEQYTAVKRPLPPNAKLTHKARVKDIFDKGKNAIVVTEIKSFDESGEELIHNELTTFVRGAGGWGGDRGPSVESNVPPSRAPDVVTEEKISENQTLLYRLSGDTNPLHVDPGFAQAFGFPRPILHGLCTFGFAGRHVIKAFANNDPRLFKCIKVRFSESVFPGETLVTEMWKESDQKILFRCKVKERDKVVITGAALELYKEIPKAKAKGAAKAERRSRRPGGAGRAHERRDRGGHQGPRGEEREGAHEQRERELRVQPHEPGLGVQHRSAPGPRLGRDGRDGQARLHPRAHRQRISST
- a CDS encoding SCP2 sterol-binding domain-containing protein, whose translation is MIGDHVAKNPELAAKIGHVFVFALTGPDSAWTVDLKNGEGAVSPGAVEKADCTLTLSDADFLDMMSGKADPQKLYFGGKLKITGNVMASQKLEFLKKIDAKAAEEAVRRARAAGAPKAAAPVAQSAREAAAGKVFAALATRVAATPGLVAEVGAVLKFTVTSPDAVWTVDLKNGAGSVTAGAGAADATLTLADEDLERLAKGEDPRGLFQLGRLRIDGDVQAAKKIGFLKQLA
- a CDS encoding M3 family metallopeptidase, producing MLRPPLALLGLASLVSLASLACGLAACGNGTPPVAPAASTSAPASATASTSAPPPASAPLAMTAKWAGPYGGVPPLDKVRVADFKPALTAAMDAYRRDVSAITEDPAAPTFANTIARFEDAGRTFNDVNTLFGIWSSSMNDKAFQAVEREMAPVLSAFSDELTQNAALFKRIQAVYDSPEKAKLTAEEQRLVWLHTTNFARAGARLDAPAKKRVAEINARLATLYTEFSQNLLADEEGFVTTLESEADLAGLPDSVKKGAAAAAEAKGQKGKWAFTNTRSSVQPFLTFSSRRDLREKVWKNFVQRGDNHDAHDNNAHIAEILKLRAERAKLLGYPTHAHWRLEDSMAKTPERAMTLMEAVWKPAVLRVREEVRDMQAIADKEPGRPKIAPWDYRYYAEKVRKARYDLDQNEIKPYLQLDQLRLGLFYVAGELFGFELVPAAGVPVYHPDVTVYEVREKAGGKHVGLWYFDPYARPGKRSGAWMNAYRNQERFKGEVSTIVSNNANFVKGNPGEPVLISWDDARTLFHEFGHALHGLSSNVTYPSVSGTSVARDYVEFPSQLLEHWLDTPEVLSRFALHYQTRAPIPEALVAKIRKAGRFNEGFSTVEYLSAALVDMKLHLAPQAGAQPFDAAAFERDTLKSLGMPAEIVMRHRTAQFAHVFAGDGYSAGYYSYLWSDTLTADAFEAFKEGKGPYDKAVAERLRKSVFSAGNTVDPADAYRQFRGRDAGVSALMRKRGFPETPATAPAPAAKKPKKK
- a CDS encoding SCP2 sterol-binding domain-containing protein gives rise to the protein MTSGKADPQKLYFGGKLKISGNVMASQKLTFLKKIDPAAAKEVVAKLRGAGGARAPRRAPARRRARTRARRRAPTASR